Proteins from a genomic interval of Gemmatimonadaceae bacterium:
- a CDS encoding PBSX family phage terminase large subunit translates to MATTREIRRRIPRWARPLQRPCRFKGASGGRGSGKSHFFAEEIVEHMVRRPSARVVCIREVQRSLKFSAKALIESKIEELGVAGLFDPTATEIRRLGGSGICIFEGMQDHTADSIKSLEGFELAWVEEAQSISQRSLDLLTPTIRVEGSELWFSWNPQKRTDPVDVMFSTPDDDRIRVHSTYRDNPFLPSTLRREAEKLRRADPDKYAHVWEGAYDLGGKGRVYPKFLEKPFPEGNVDPSVKDLGGEILIGQDFNINPMATVIAVRAVDECHVLDCLLVPTSNTEEVCQEVRRRYPNRRVVFCPDPAGNARHTNARAGQTDFTIIRSFGFEVRAPSAHPPVVDRVNNVNAMLHDGDRRRLRIHPRAKHLIEALGGQTYKPDTNIPDKTDGYDHPNDALGYLLWQEFNRLGHGAMRVSTFAIG, encoded by the coding sequence ATGGCGACGACGCGTGAGATCCGCCGGCGGATCCCGCGCTGGGCGCGTCCGCTGCAGCGGCCATGCCGCTTCAAGGGCGCCAGCGGTGGCCGCGGGTCGGGGAAGTCGCACTTCTTCGCCGAGGAGATCGTCGAGCACATGGTGCGGCGACCCTCGGCGCGCGTGGTGTGCATCCGCGAGGTGCAGCGCTCGCTCAAGTTCTCGGCCAAGGCGCTGATCGAATCGAAGATCGAGGAACTTGGCGTCGCTGGGCTGTTCGACCCCACGGCGACGGAAATCCGACGGCTCGGCGGATCGGGCATCTGCATCTTCGAAGGGATGCAGGACCACACGGCCGACTCGATCAAGTCGCTGGAAGGGTTCGAGCTGGCGTGGGTCGAGGAGGCGCAAAGCATCTCGCAGCGCTCGCTTGACCTGCTCACGCCAACCATCCGCGTCGAAGGCTCCGAGCTTTGGTTCAGCTGGAACCCGCAGAAGCGCACCGATCCGGTCGACGTGATGTTCTCGACGCCAGACGACGACCGCATCCGGGTGCATTCGACTTACCGCGACAACCCGTTCCTGCCGTCCACGCTTCGGCGCGAAGCGGAGAAGCTGCGGCGCGCCGACCCGGACAAGTACGCGCACGTGTGGGAGGGCGCCTACGATCTCGGCGGGAAGGGGCGGGTCTATCCGAAGTTCCTTGAGAAGCCGTTCCCCGAGGGCAACGTCGATCCGAGCGTGAAGGACCTGGGCGGCGAGATCCTCATCGGGCAGGACTTCAACATCAACCCGATGGCGACGGTCATCGCGGTGCGCGCCGTGGACGAGTGCCATGTGCTCGACTGCCTGCTGGTCCCGACCTCGAACACCGAGGAGGTCTGCCAGGAGGTGCGGCGCCGCTACCCAAACCGGCGCGTGGTCTTCTGCCCCGATCCGGCGGGCAACGCGCGACACACCAACGCGCGCGCGGGACAGACCGACTTCACCATCATCCGCTCGTTCGGCTTCGAAGTGCGCGCGCCCTCGGCGCATCCGCCGGTGGTGGATCGCGTCAACAACGTGAACGCCATGCTGCACGACGGCGACCGCCGACGGCTCCGCATTCACCCGCGCGCCAAGCACCTCATCGAGGCGCTCGGGGGCCAGACCTACAAGCCGGACACGAACATTCCGGACAAGACGGACGGCTACGACCACCCGAACGACGCGCTGGGCTACCTGCTCTGGCAGGAGTTCAACCGGCTCGGGCACGGCGCCATGCGCGTCTCCACCTTTGCGATTGGGTAA
- a CDS encoding DUF4055 domain-containing protein codes for MADSVSQTIPGKAPADQRPDFKRPEYKAGEWARALSRAFMAGTRGVRSLGETALPRWPAERPAFYKLRSTIAQVTRYYARTVEATVGMIAGTPPTLSDTVDPVIEQDWEDIDGRGTHGEVFARQLTEELLVGGFVGILVDAPPVPDGVRLTLASEQALGLRPYWVLVTADQILSWVVEAPQWPELIQAYAAGTLTADQVKALAKQAIVRQVVIHEPTDVAAGTFGMRTADRYRVLQLTAAGVTFAVWEHREAEGASGEHFALISTGAMRGAKNAPLTAIPLAIGYPGRPSAPFVSEPKLLAIAELNLDHYVLTADRRYLMRLTHAPTLFLAGVGVDRDDDGNERPLEVGPNSVVRATDAQAKMSWVAADPNALAESRQERDEIVRQIAALGLSFLAKDRRTSTETAKGRSLDMAAENQSHASVARGLQDLLEQAFTFHAAYRGVQPPEIEMHTAYASPDVDPQLAALVWQAVLKGVLEVSDWVAYLRTGKLPDSASMAMTSSALLAAAEADAAAAAEQAAQTGNAGQLAADGADSVPTAAAA; via the coding sequence ATGGCCGACTCTGTCTCGCAGACCATTCCGGGCAAGGCCCCGGCTGACCAGCGCCCCGACTTCAAGCGCCCGGAGTACAAAGCGGGTGAGTGGGCTCGCGCCCTCTCCCGCGCCTTCATGGCCGGCACGCGCGGCGTGCGCTCCCTGGGTGAGACGGCGCTGCCGCGCTGGCCCGCCGAACGACCCGCGTTTTACAAGCTGCGCTCGACGATCGCGCAGGTCACGCGCTACTACGCGCGCACGGTCGAGGCGACGGTCGGCATGATCGCCGGCACGCCACCGACGTTGTCGGACACGGTCGATCCGGTGATCGAGCAGGACTGGGAGGACATCGACGGGCGCGGCACGCACGGCGAGGTGTTCGCGCGCCAGCTCACCGAGGAGCTGCTCGTCGGCGGCTTCGTCGGGATCCTCGTCGACGCGCCACCGGTGCCCGACGGCGTCCGGCTCACGCTCGCGAGCGAGCAGGCGCTCGGTCTGCGTCCGTACTGGGTGCTCGTCACGGCGGACCAGATCCTGAGCTGGGTGGTCGAGGCGCCGCAGTGGCCGGAGCTGATCCAAGCCTACGCGGCGGGGACGCTCACGGCCGACCAGGTGAAGGCGCTCGCCAAGCAGGCGATCGTGCGGCAGGTCGTGATTCACGAGCCGACCGATGTCGCCGCCGGCACGTTCGGAATGCGCACGGCAGATCGCTATCGCGTGCTGCAGCTCACCGCCGCCGGCGTCACCTTCGCGGTGTGGGAGCATCGGGAGGCCGAAGGCGCGTCGGGCGAGCACTTCGCACTGATCAGCACCGGCGCGATGCGCGGCGCGAAGAACGCGCCGCTCACCGCGATCCCGCTCGCCATCGGCTATCCCGGGCGGCCGTCGGCGCCGTTCGTGTCGGAGCCCAAGCTGCTCGCGATCGCCGAGCTCAACCTCGACCACTACGTGCTCACGGCGGACCGCCGCTACCTCATGCGCCTCACGCACGCGCCGACGCTCTTCCTCGCCGGCGTGGGCGTGGACCGCGACGACGACGGCAACGAGCGGCCGCTCGAGGTGGGCCCCAATTCGGTGGTCCGCGCCACGGACGCTCAGGCGAAGATGTCGTGGGTTGCGGCCGATCCGAACGCGCTCGCCGAGAGCCGCCAGGAACGCGACGAGATCGTCCGCCAGATCGCCGCGCTCGGCCTCTCGTTCCTCGCCAAGGACCGACGCACGAGCACCGAGACGGCGAAGGGGAGGTCGCTCGACATGGCAGCCGAGAACCAGTCGCACGCGAGCGTTGCGCGTGGGCTGCAGGACCTGCTCGAGCAGGCGTTCACGTTCCACGCGGCCTACCGCGGCGTCCAGCCACCGGAGATCGAGATGCACACCGCCTACGCCTCGCCGGACGTCGACCCGCAGCTCGCCGCGCTTGTGTGGCAGGCGGTGCTCAAGGGCGTGCTCGAGGTGTCGGACTGGGTCGCGTATCTCCGCACCGGCAAGCTGCCCGACAGCGCCTCGATGGCGATGACCTCGAGCGCCCTGCTGGCAGCGGCAGAAGCCGATGCCGCGGCCGCGGCCGAGCAGGCTGCGCAGACGGGGAACGCAGGCCAGTTGGCCGCCGATGGGGCGGACAGCGTACCGACGGCGGCGGCCGCGTGA
- a CDS encoding phage head morphogenesis protein encodes MTSAELAQARLDALAARLEPRLRAAFLAAVAALGAADAAELVRRLTSGSPEEVAGWLMAQPAVTAALAAVRGLYAEGVVRLAASEAASLSATLRIRVAAPVVSPPLIEAVRRWENGAFARVKLDVQGGLRDIVAEELTRGVGPRQVAVRLKAGVAGGGLTPYDLKIIRSFRAALEEGRFRDALGRTLRDLRSDRTLERLLRDGGTLTPAQIEKMVQAYQRKLAAWRAETFARTNAIQAVNEATKASWRAAIEQGTVPATELRQFWVVARDERLCPICAPVPDLNRDGIELDGEFITPLGAVPSPPLHPNCRCVTFIRHVRPGVRQRPAPGQDVLLLPA; translated from the coding sequence GTGACCTCCGCCGAGCTGGCCCAAGCCCGTCTGGACGCGCTCGCGGCGCGCCTTGAGCCCCGCCTGCGGGCGGCCTTCCTCGCGGCCGTGGCCGCCCTCGGCGCGGCGGACGCCGCCGAGCTCGTGCGCCGGCTCACCAGCGGGTCGCCCGAGGAGGTCGCGGGCTGGCTGATGGCCCAACCCGCCGTGACCGCGGCGCTGGCCGCCGTCCGCGGACTATATGCCGAGGGAGTGGTACGGCTGGCGGCCTCCGAGGCGGCAAGCCTCAGCGCGACCCTCCGCATCCGCGTGGCCGCCCCGGTGGTCTCGCCGCCGCTGATCGAGGCCGTGCGCCGGTGGGAGAACGGCGCCTTCGCGCGCGTGAAGCTCGACGTGCAAGGGGGCCTGCGCGACATCGTGGCCGAGGAGCTCACGCGGGGCGTCGGCCCGCGACAGGTCGCCGTACGCCTCAAGGCCGGCGTGGCGGGTGGTGGGCTCACGCCCTACGACCTCAAGATCATCCGCAGCTTTCGCGCGGCGCTTGAGGAGGGTCGCTTCCGCGACGCGCTGGGCCGCACCCTCCGCGATCTGCGCTCGGACCGCACGCTCGAGCGGCTGCTGCGCGATGGCGGCACGCTGACGCCGGCGCAGATCGAGAAGATGGTGCAAGCGTATCAGCGGAAGCTCGCCGCGTGGCGCGCCGAGACCTTCGCGCGCACCAACGCCATCCAAGCGGTCAACGAGGCGACGAAGGCCAGCTGGCGCGCCGCGATCGAGCAAGGCACGGTGCCCGCCACCGAGCTGCGCCAGTTCTGGGTGGTCGCGCGCGACGAGCGACTCTGCCCGATTTGCGCGCCGGTGCCGGACCTCAACCGCGATGGGATCGAGCTCGATGGCGAGTTCATCACGCCGCTCGGGGCGGTCCCCTCGCCCCCGCTTCACCCGAACTGCCGATGCGTGACGTTCATCCGTCACGTGCGCCCCGGCGTTCGCCAGCGTCCGGCACCCGGCCAGGACGTGTTGCTCCTTCCCGCGTAA